DNA sequence from the Paenibacillus azoreducens genome:
CCATCGAAGAAATGATCAGCATCTGCTCCCATGTCGAGGATAACGGACAAATCGCACCCATGACATCTGATATTTCGGAAGAAGCCTTGGGTCTAGTGAACAAAATGAATGCGGACGGTCTACGCGTCATCGCTGTCGCCGTGAAGCAGTTGACGGATCACCAAGATCATTACGGCGTCTCGGATGAACAAGATCTTGTGCTTGCCGGTTATATCGGTTTTCTCGACCCGCCAAAAGATACGGCCAAGGAAGCCATCCGCGCATTAAAGGAAATTGGCGTAAACGTTAAAATCATAACGGGTGATAATGCGGCAGTTACCTTGAAAGTGTGCAGGGATGTCGGCATAAGCGCCAATCAGATGATACTTGGAAACGACATCGAAGCGTTAAGCGATAAGCAGCTGGCCGATGCGGCCGAGAGATTCCACGTCTTCGCCAAAGTGAACCCGATGCAAAAAGCGAGAATCGTCCGCGCGCTTAAGAGCAATGGCCATACGGTCGGATTTATGGGCGACGGCATCAATGACGCGATTTCGCTCAAAGAAGCCGATGTTGGCATTTCCGTTGACACGGCGGTGGATATTTCCAAGGAATCCGCGGATATCATTTTGCTCGAGAAGAGTTTGATGGTACTCGAAAAAGGCGTTATGGAAGGCCGCAAGATTTTCGGCAACATGATCAAATATATCAAAATGACGGCAAGTTCGAATTTCGGCAATATGTTCAGCGTGCTCGTCGCCAGCGCTTTTCTCCCTTTTCTGCCTATGCTTTCGATTCATCTGCTCATTCAGAACCTGCTGTATGATATTTCACAGCTTTCGATTCCATGGGACCGGATGGATAAAGAATATCTAAGCACGCCGAAAAAATGGGACGCCAGATCCGTCCGCCGCTTTATGCTGTTCATCGGGCCAATCAGCTCGATTTTCGATATCGCTACTTTCGCCTTGATGTGGTATATTTTCTCGGCCAATTCCATGGATTCACAGGGGCTGTTCCAGTCAGGCTGGTTTATTGAAGGATTGCTGTCACAGACGCTGATCGTTCACATGATTCGCACGGAGAAAATTCCGTTTATTCAAAGCACGGCCAGCACCCCTGTCGTTATGCTGACCAGTCTGATTATGGCAATCGGCATCTGCATCCCGTTCTCGCCGCTCGGAACGAGCGTGGGATTGCAGCCGCTGCCGCTGGCATATTTTCCATGGTTGATCGCGATACTGCTAGGCTACTGTCTGATGACTCAAGTCGTGAAAAAATTGTATATCCGCAAGTTCGGAGATTGGCTGTAAAATTTGAAAATGACCGCTGCCCGGAATGTTCCGGGTGCGGTCAAAAACATCCGCTAAATGCGGTCTGTCTTCTTCAAGAGTATGTCGTTAGACGCTTTCTAATGCCGGTCCGCGGGGATCTCCCACATCTCCTGTAGACTACTGGATAACGCCCGTACTAATGACGGAAACTTGGACTTTCGTATGAAATTGAACGTCGCGGTAATCTTTCGCCCAATTTTTTTGCTTCCATACATGATTATGATATGCGATCAGATGTCTGCCCACGCCAAATATATCACAGTTCGCCTTCTGGATCTTCCGTATTACATCTTGGGCTTCTTTTGTCAGAATGTCGGACAGTTCCTTATTCACCCTCGAAATTGCCTTATCATTCAGCGGGGTTGCCCCGGTATATTCCTCGACAATGGCTTTGAGTTTAATGCTCAAGTTGACATGCACGTCTCCGTTTTTGGATACGTACACCTTAAATTTCCGTTTGATCTTTTTCTTGCCGACATTAAAGCTGATTTCGCCGTGAGTCGAATCGGAAGGATTGATATCGATTTTTTTGGTTAAGCGTGCACTGTCTCCCCTGCGCCCTTTAAGCAATACAAGAACGATGGATTCATCCGTATTCAGCGAGCCGCTGTAAAACTGATCATGGAATAAAGCCACGCCTTTGGCAATGATCTCTTCCCCTTTCTTGGTGATGTAAGGAAGCGCGAAATCCTGTCCCGGATCCAATAAGGCTCTGTACACCGAATCCACCGTCTCCGGCGGATAAAAAAGGCTCATTTTTTCCAAACTATTGATTTTTTGCGTAAGAAAATCCCCTATTTTAAGCACGCCGACTTTTTTTTGATTAATGATTTCGCCTGCTTCATGTTCGGTAACAACCATACGCACATTGGCGATCGGGTTGCCGGGATCTCTGAAATTCACGTCCATTGGAGCCATGATGCCATCAAGGGCCAAACTTTTGCTAATCAGTTGAATCCCGTTTTTGAGAACACGCATATTGCCCCGGACCCGGCTCCGTATTTCGTTGCTGGCGCCCCGCGAAGTAAGCCCAACACCGCTATGGATTTCATTTTTGGTGGCGGTCTGCTCTGATTCAGGGGGAATGATCAGCTCGACCGTTTCCTTTATTTTATGGTCCTTCGTAAGATCAAAGCCTATGCTGTAGGCAAGATTCAAATCCTTCAAATATTCGCGGTCCCAACACCCCGTCAGCATGGCAATCACAATGATCATCGACAGTGCAGCGTTTGGCCGTTTCATACGGTTCCTCCTTCTTTCCTTCTGACAAAAAGCGAGCCGATCATCAATACCAGCGGAATCATGCCAATAAACAGATAAGCTGCATATTCCGCGATCGTATCCAGAAGGCGGATTGCAATTGGAGTGACCGGAATCAGAGCGATGATATACATCGCTATTTTGACGTATGGCGTAAACAAACGGTGATCTTGCTGTTTAAACAATTGAGTCAGGCCCACGGAAGCGGCATACGTATAACTGGCGATCGAGCACACAATCGTGATCGACCAAATCGGAAGAAACAGCACGTCCGCACGATCTACGACATAAAAGTTAAGCGACTTGACCAAATAGATGACGGGTTCAGGGATGACCCGAAGCTGACCGGGATTAAAAACCATAAGGCATGTAACGACGACAAATGTGTAAAAAAGCGTGACGAACAGATTCGACATGCTTACCACGAACAGCTTCTTTTTGTCCGAAGCGTCAATCAACGGAAAAATGATAAGAATGATCTCAAATCCGTACATGGAAATCGTCGCATCTTTCGTTGCTTTCAGAATATTCCAGATACCTGCCTCGAAAAGCGGAAACATGTACTCGGGATGGGGTTGCGTTAAGCCATAACTTACAAATATGAACAGAGGAATGAACAACATGGACGACAAGGTAAAAAACCGGGCCAGCACGGTCAGCTTTTCCTTCGCCAGGTACAATGTCGCGATGGCAAACAACAACAGTAAAACCCATTTCGGAGTAGCCTCCATCATCCAGCGCTCCAGTATTTCTACTGCGCTAAGCATAACGTTGGCCCCAAGCAAGGTAAAATATCCAATGTAGCAGGCGATGGCCAGATTGCCAATGAATGGACCGCAGAGCCGGAGACAGATTTGAAACAGATTAAGCCCGGGAAATTTCTTGAGCAGCGTCCAAAATATAAAGATAATGATTTGGGTGATGACCCCCGTTACTAAGACTGTGATGCCTTCGCCGCCCCTCGCGCTTTCGGCAAGTTTGAAAGGCAACGAGAGAACCCCCACTCCGATTTGGGCTTGTATCATAAATAAAAACAGCTGCCTGAGTGATATCTTTTTTGCTTGAACCATGAGGGCCCTCCCTTCATCATGATCGGTCCATCAGTTATTTTTTTCAGATCCCTGCTTTTTTTTGCGAATACTCCAGATCGGAAAGCGCAGGAACGTATCTTTGAACCCCCCGATCCTTAACGGGGCGATCGGATAAATATACGGCTTGCCGAAGGATTCAAGTTTGCACAGATGAATAAACAACATGGCCAATCCAAACGATATTCCGATAAAACCGAACAATGCCGATGCGACCATTAGCGGGAATCTGACCATTCGAATCGCCGAGCTCATCTCAATGGACGGAATAAGGAACGAAGATATGGCCGTTAATGCTACGACAATCGTCATCGTGAAAGATACGAGTCCCGCCTTGACGATCGCGTCTCCAATGACCAAACCTCCAACGATCCCGATTGTCTGGCCGACGCGGCTGGGCAGACGAAGCCCTGCCTCCCGCAGAAGCTCGAAAATCAGCTCCAAAAATAAAGCTTCCACCAGCGGCGGGTATGGAATCCGGGTTAACGTACCTTGGACCGTAAAAAACAATTGAATTGGAAGCACGTTTGAGTGGAAAGAAACGACCGCGATATAGATCGCAGGCAGCAAAGACGCCGTGATAAAGCTGATAAGCCTAATAAATCTCACAAAGGAGGCGATCATCCATCGGTTGTTGTAATCATCCGGCGTTTGGTAGAATGTAAAGAAACAAGCCGGGACGACGAGAGCGGTCGGATCGCCATCCAGCATTAAAACGACATGCCCATCAAGCAGGTAAGAGCTTGTATGGTCAGGACGTTCCGTATTCAAATGCTGCGGGAAGATCGTATAGGGATTATCCTCCATCAATTCCTGAATAAACCCGGTTGACATGCAGGTGTCAATTGAAATATCGGTAAGCCTTTTTTCAACCTTCTTAACCAACTCGGGATCTGAGAGCCCCTGCATATAGACCATCGCAATCTGTCTTGGGACTGTATTGCCGACACTGTAATACCGTACCGTTAGTTCGGGCACATTATTCTGCTGCCGGAGCAAGTGCAGGTTTACGGTCAAATTTTCAATAAAACCGTAATGTGGGCCGCGAATGATCCCTTCGTTATCCGGTTCGGATATGTTTCTGTTATATTGTGACGGTGTTTTGAGAGTATAGAGCTTATCCTCGCCCTCGATAATATACAAGCAGTTCCCCTGCAGAAGTCCCTCAATTGCTTTGTTCAGTTCCTGGATTTCCTCCATCTGGAGCGTCGTTATAAGCTCGGTAATACTTTTGCCTTTGCCGAAGCTGATGGGGGTGATGATATTCCGCTCGATTAACATCGGATCGACAAGAGATTCCAAATACACTAACGCCGCCGGTGTCTCTTCGAACGGGAAATATCGAACCTTCATATCATGGGAATGAAACAAAGCATTTTGCACGAATCCTATATTTTGATCTAAACGGGGAAAAAGCGTCTGAGATGGTTTATTCATGAGAAATCGCCTGTCTTTCCGAATTATTATTGGTAATTTTCCCATTTGAAGTAAAAATATTCTCGATTGCCTTTCTGAAGGAGAAGTACTCATAAGTCGTTGAAATGAAAAATCAAAACCACCCGTATAACGGGTGGTTTGCTCTGCGGCTGAAAGCCTTTGGTACTGGCCAGCCCTTAAAGGGCATAGAATGATTCGCCAACTGCACTACTTTTCCGGCTACCCCTAAAGGGGCTCTTCTATTTCTTCTTCTTTCGATTCTCTTTGGTTTCTTCTCCTGTAAATGGATCAATGTATTCCATCATCGTTATCTGTTCCGCGACGATATCTTCCTGTAATTGATTTCGGATATACTCTTCAATTACTTTCTTGTTCCTTCCGACGGTATCCACGTAAAAACCTTTGCACCAAAATTTCCGATTTCCATACCGATACTTTAAATGCGCATGTCGATCAAATATCATTAAGCTACTTTTCCCTTTTAAATATCCGATAAATGCGGACACGCTTAACTTGGGT
Encoded proteins:
- a CDS encoding Ger(x)C family spore germination protein, which codes for MKRPNAALSMIIVIAMLTGCWDREYLKDLNLAYSIGFDLTKDHKIKETVELIIPPESEQTATKNEIHSGVGLTSRGASNEIRSRVRGNMRVLKNGIQLISKSLALDGIMAPMDVNFRDPGNPIANVRMVVTEHEAGEIINQKKVGVLKIGDFLTQKINSLEKMSLFYPPETVDSVYRALLDPGQDFALPYITKKGEEIIAKGVALFHDQFYSGSLNTDESIVLVLLKGRRGDSARLTKKIDINPSDSTHGEISFNVGKKKIKRKFKVYVSKNGDVHVNLSIKLKAIVEEYTGATPLNDKAISRVNKELSDILTKEAQDVIRKIQKANCDIFGVGRHLIAYHNHVWKQKNWAKDYRDVQFHTKVQVSVISTGVIQ
- a CDS encoding GerAB/ArcD/ProY family transporter, with the translated sequence MVQAKKISLRQLFLFMIQAQIGVGVLSLPFKLAESARGGEGITVLVTGVITQIIIFIFWTLLKKFPGLNLFQICLRLCGPFIGNLAIACYIGYFTLLGANVMLSAVEILERWMMEATPKWVLLLLFAIATLYLAKEKLTVLARFFTLSSMLFIPLFIFVSYGLTQPHPEYMFPLFEAGIWNILKATKDATISMYGFEIILIIFPLIDASDKKKLFVVSMSNLFVTLFYTFVVVTCLMVFNPGQLRVIPEPVIYLVKSLNFYVVDRADVLFLPIWSITIVCSIASYTYAASVGLTQLFKQQDHRLFTPYVKIAMYIIALIPVTPIAIRLLDTIAEYAAYLFIGMIPLVLMIGSLFVRRKEGGTV
- the tnpA gene encoding IS200/IS605 family transposase, with protein sequence MTSDVNSLAHTKWNCKYHIVFAPKYRRQVIYGKLKQDIGKILRQLCERKNVEIIEAEACKDHIHMLVSVPPKLSVSAFIGYLKGKSSLMIFDRHAHLKYRYGNRKFWCKGFYVDTVGRNKKVIEEYIRNQLQEDIVAEQITMMEYIDPFTGEETKENRKKKK
- a CDS encoding spore germination protein, producing the protein MNKPSQTLFPRLDQNIGFVQNALFHSHDMKVRYFPFEETPAALVYLESLVDPMLIERNIITPISFGKGKSITELITTLQMEEIQELNKAIEGLLQGNCLYIIEGEDKLYTLKTPSQYNRNISEPDNEGIIRGPHYGFIENLTVNLHLLRQQNNVPELTVRYYSVGNTVPRQIAMVYMQGLSDPELVKKVEKRLTDISIDTCMSTGFIQELMEDNPYTIFPQHLNTERPDHTSSYLLDGHVVLMLDGDPTALVVPACFFTFYQTPDDYNNRWMIASFVRFIRLISFITASLLPAIYIAVVSFHSNVLPIQLFFTVQGTLTRIPYPPLVEALFLELIFELLREAGLRLPSRVGQTIGIVGGLVIGDAIVKAGLVSFTMTIVVALTAISSFLIPSIEMSSAIRMVRFPLMVASALFGFIGISFGLAMLFIHLCKLESFGKPYIYPIAPLRIGGFKDTFLRFPIWSIRKKKQGSEKNN